One region of Triticum aestivum cultivar Chinese Spring chromosome 6B, IWGSC CS RefSeq v2.1, whole genome shotgun sequence genomic DNA includes:
- the LOC123137335 gene encoding cytochrome P450 86B1 yields the protein MAGRTFVDAAVRAMQEYVRVSDLALAAAVLFACNAATTRLKSRGRPMLWPVFGIIPTLFAHLDNIYDWGAAALARSGGTFPYRGMWGGGSSGVITSVPANVEHVLKTNFSNYPKGPYYRERFVELLGDGIFNADGEAWRAQRRAATAEMHSAQFLEFSARTVEQLVHGRLMPLLQQQQSQGGVTVDLQDVLLRFTFDNICAAAFGVDAGCLADGLPDVPFARAFERATELSLARFVTPPFVWKAKRLLCVGGERRLAEAARSVREFAERTVSERRTELRKLGSLQGRCDLLSRLMSSSTGHSDEFLRDFCISFILAGRDTSSVALVWFFWLLASHPEAESRVLDDVRAAHGDVGKMDYLHAALTESMRLYPPVPVDFKEALQDDVLPDGTAIRARQRVIYNTYAIGRDPAAWGEDCLEFRPERWMKGRDFAGGAESPFKYVVFNGGPRLCVGKRFAYTQMKTLAAAVLETFAVEVAPGQVVKPKLNTTLYMKNGLMVSFRRREQQHVHCTTVAAQE from the exons ATGGCGGGTAGGACGTTCGTGGACGCTGCGGTGCGCGCCATGCAGGAGTACGTGCGGGTGTCCGACCTGGCCCTAGCCGCCGCGGTGCTCTTCGCGTGCAACGCCGCCACGACCCGCCTGAAGTCGCGGGGCAGACCCATGCTGTGGCCGGTGTTCGGCATCATCCCCACCCTCTTCGCACACCTCGACAACATCTACGACTGGGGCGCCGCCGCGCTAGCTCGCTCCGGGGGCACGTTCCCGTACCGCGGCATGTGGGGCGGGGGCTCCTCGGGCGTCATCACGTCCGTGCCGGCCAACGTCGAGCACGTGCTTAAGACCAACTTCTCCAACTACCCCAAGGGGCCCTACTACCGCGAGCGATTCGTGGAGCTgctcggcgacggcatcttcaacgccgacggcgaggcgtggcgcgcgcagCGCCGCGCCGCCACGGCTGAGATGCACTCGGCGCAGTTCCTCGAGTTCTCGGCCAGGACCGTCGAGCAGCTGGTACACGGCCGGCTGATGCCGCTGCTGCAGCAGCAGCAGAGCCAGGGTGGCGTGACCGTGGACCTCCAGGACGTCCTCCTCCGGTTCACGTTCGACAACATCTGCGCCGCAGCgttcggggtggacgccgggtgccTCGCGGACGGCCTCCCCGACGTGCCGTTCGCGCGCGCCTTCGAGCGCGCCACGGAGCTCTCCCTCGCCCGGTTCGTCACGCCGCCCTTCGTCTGGAAGGCCAAGCGGCTCCTCTGCGTCGGTGGCGAGCGACGCCTCGCGGAGGCCGCGCGCTCCGTGCGGGAGTTCGCCGAGCGGACCGTCTCCGAACGCCGCACCGAGCTGCGCAAGCTCGGCAGCCTGCAAGGCCGCTGCGACCTCCTCTCCCGCCTCATGTCCTCCTCGACGGGCCACTCCGACGAGTTCCTCCGCGACTTCTGCATCAGCTTCATCCTCGCCGGGCGCGACACGAGCTCCGTCGCGCTCGTCTGGTTCTTCTGGCTCCTCGCGTCCCACCCCGAGGCCGAGTCACGCGTCCTTGACGATGTGCGGGCCGCCCACGGCGACGTCGGGAAGATGGACTACCTCCACGCGGCGCTGACGGAGTCGATGCGCCTCTACCCGCCGGTGCCCGTGGACTTCAAGGAGGCGCTCCAGGACGACGTGCTCCCGGACGGCACGGCGATCCGCGCGCGCCAGCGGGTGATCTACAACACGTACGCGATCGGACGGGACCCGGCGGCGTGGGGAGAGGATTGCCTGGAGTTCCGCCCGGAGCGGTGGATGAAGGGCAGGGATTTTGCTGGCGGCGCCGAGAGCCCGTTCAAGTACGTGGTGTTCAACGGCGGGCCGAGGCTGTGCGTCGGCAAGCGGTTCGCGTACACGCAGATGAAGACTCTGGCGGCGGCGGTGCTGGAGACGTTCGCGGTGGAGGTGGCGCCCGGGCAGGTGGTGAAGCCCAAGCTCAACACCACGCTGTACATGAAGAACGGCCTCATGGTGAGCTTCAGGAGGAGGGAGCAGCAGCACGTCCATTGCACCACCGTAGCTG CGCAAGAATGA